A portion of the Polaribacter cellanae genome contains these proteins:
- a CDS encoding SRPBCC family protein: protein MKAIKIILVVITMLVLLFFATGLIVKETKYTAQVSIDKPVEEVFNQFNEPENMKNWIPEIKSFETINKNQGITGSVYKLVVNNQGQDITMTEKVMAYVPNEKVTLFFDAENMLKKDDYIFTEKEGVTTVTLNASCRSDSYVMACMFPYFKGTFQEQDQTYLNNFKKYIEEEKEE from the coding sequence ATGAAAGCAATAAAAATAATTTTAGTGGTCATTACAATGTTGGTTTTGCTATTTTTTGCAACAGGTTTAATTGTAAAAGAAACAAAATATACAGCACAAGTTTCTATAGACAAACCTGTCGAAGAAGTTTTTAATCAATTTAATGAACCAGAAAACATGAAAAATTGGATTCCAGAAATTAAATCTTTCGAAACTATAAATAAGAACCAAGGAATTACAGGAAGTGTTTACAAGTTGGTGGTAAACAATCAAGGGCAAGATATTACTATGACAGAAAAAGTAATGGCTTACGTACCAAACGAAAAAGTAACCTTATTTTTCGATGCAGAAAATATGCTAAAAAAAGACGATTATATTTTTACAGAAAAAGAAGGGGTAACCACAGTTACATTAAATGCAAGTTGTAGAAGCGATTCGTATGTGATGGCTTGTATGTTTCCTTATTTTAAAGGAACTTTTCAAGAACAAGACCAAACGTATTTGAATAATTTCAAAAAATATATTGAAGAAGAAAAAGAAGAGTAA
- the menA gene encoding 1,4-dihydroxy-2-naphthoate octaprenyltransferase, protein MDVKSYIKAARLRTLPLSISGIIVGSILGNHFNFNVFSEKYFETMVCISYPNILISPIFWLAILTTIGFQVLSNFANDYGDGIKGSDNNRTGEARMVSSGAITPKQMKMAMIITTIITLIIALLLIYVAFGSENFGYSILFFVLGIASIAAAIKYTVGNSAYGYSGFGDVFVFLFFGLLSVVGSYFLYTKQIHFIIFLPAISIGLLSTAVLNLNNLRDREEDKKNNKNTLVVKLGTEKAKKYHYFLIFGALITALIYVFLDFNSIYQLVFLIAFVPLIKNVKTVAENTIPATLDSELKKVALSTFLFAILIAIGQTVF, encoded by the coding sequence ATGGATGTAAAAAGTTATATAAAAGCAGCTCGTTTAAGAACTTTGCCACTATCTATTTCTGGAATTATTGTGGGAAGTATTTTGGGAAATCATTTTAATTTTAATGTTTTTTCGGAAAAATATTTTGAAACTATGGTTTGTATATCATATCCTAATATATTGATATCTCCAATTTTCTGGTTGGCAATTTTAACCACAATTGGTTTTCAGGTTTTGTCAAATTTTGCAAACGATTATGGAGATGGCATTAAAGGGTCAGACAACAACAGAACAGGAGAAGCAAGAATGGTTTCTTCTGGAGCCATCACACCAAAACAAATGAAAATGGCAATGATAATTACTACAATTATCACTTTAATAATTGCTTTGCTTTTGATTTATGTTGCTTTCGGAAGCGAAAATTTTGGATATTCTATCTTGTTTTTCGTTTTAGGAATTGCATCCATTGCAGCAGCCATAAAATACACAGTAGGTAACTCAGCTTACGGTTACAGTGGTTTTGGAGATGTATTTGTCTTTTTGTTTTTCGGATTGTTAAGCGTTGTTGGAAGTTATTTTTTGTACACAAAACAAATTCATTTTATAATTTTCTTACCTGCAATTTCAATCGGTTTGTTAAGTACAGCAGTTTTAAATTTGAATAATTTAAGAGACAGAGAAGAAGATAAAAAAAACAATAAAAATACGTTGGTTGTAAAATTAGGTACAGAAAAAGCAAAGAAATATCATTATTTTTTAATATTTGGAGCATTAATTACAGCTTTAATATATGTGTTTTTAGATTTTAACTCCATTTATCAGTTGGTATTTTTAATAGCGTTTGTACCTTTGATTAAAAATGTAAAAACGGTTGCAGAAAACACAATTCCTGCTACATTAGATAGCGAATTAAAAAAAGTAGCATTAAGTACATTTTTATTTGCAATTCTAATTGCAATTGGACAAACAGTTTTTTAA
- a CDS encoding YebC/PmpR family DNA-binding transcriptional regulator, protein MGRAFEFRKARKMKRWSAMAKTFTRIGKDIVMAVKEGGPNPETNSRLRAVIQNAKAANMPKDNVERAIKKATDKDTANYKEVLFEGYAPHGIAILLETATDNNNRTVANVRAAFNKCDGNLGTSGSVVFMFDHTCNFTLKKEDITIDMEELELELIDFEVEEVFDDEEGVIIYAPFEQFGALQSYFEDNNIEILSSGFERIPTTTTKVSAEQQADVEKLLEKLEEDDDVQNVYHSMENS, encoded by the coding sequence ATGGGTAGAGCATTTGAGTTTCGAAAAGCAAGAAAAATGAAACGTTGGTCTGCAATGGCAAAAACATTTACCAGAATTGGTAAAGACATTGTTATGGCAGTAAAAGAAGGAGGTCCAAACCCAGAAACGAACTCACGTTTAAGAGCTGTTATACAAAATGCTAAGGCTGCAAATATGCCTAAAGATAATGTAGAACGTGCTATTAAAAAGGCAACTGACAAAGACACTGCAAACTATAAAGAAGTGCTTTTTGAAGGTTATGCCCCTCATGGAATTGCCATTCTTTTAGAAACCGCTACAGATAATAACAACAGAACTGTTGCCAATGTGAGAGCTGCTTTTAATAAATGTGATGGAAACTTAGGAACTTCTGGCTCTGTAGTTTTTATGTTCGACCATACTTGTAATTTTACTTTAAAAAAAGAAGATATTACCATAGACATGGAAGAATTAGAGTTAGAATTAATAGATTTTGAAGTAGAAGAAGTTTTCGATGACGAAGAAGGTGTTATTATCTATGCTCCTTTCGAGCAATTTGGCGCTTTACAATCTTATTTCGAAGACAATAATATAGAAATTCTATCTTCTGGTTTCGAAAGAATTCCAACAACAACAACTAAAGTATCTGCAGAACAACAAGCAGATGTAGAAAAGCTTTTAGAAAAATTAGAAGAAGATGACGATGTACAAAATGTATATCATAGTATGGAAAACTCTTAA
- a CDS encoding o-succinylbenzoate synthase, translating into MLKATYKKYILNFKNPSGTSRGILRTKETWFIILEENGKTGIGETGLFRGLSVDDVPNYEEKLKWVCKNINLGLEKLLVEVINFPSIQFGLEQAFLSLKSKDKFELFPSEFTKGIQTIPINGLVWMGDTEFMKSQIKEKLKTGFSCIKMKIGAINFNEEINLLKSIRNEFSANEIELRVDANGAFSSNEALEKLKRLSELNLHSIEQPIKQGQLQEMAMLCEKTPLPIALDEELIGVFSSEEKKKVIETIKPQYIILKPSLIGGFLGSKEWIQLAEKNKSGWWITSALESNIGLNAIAQFTFTLNNKLPQGLGTGGLFINNFESPIEVKNGTLQYNVLNKWKIDLKGF; encoded by the coding sequence ATCTTGAAAGCAACCTACAAAAAATACATTCTCAATTTTAAAAATCCGAGTGGAACATCTCGCGGAATTTTAAGAACCAAAGAAACTTGGTTTATCATTTTAGAAGAAAATGGTAAAACAGGCATTGGAGAAACAGGTTTGTTTAGAGGTTTAAGTGTAGATGATGTTCCTAATTACGAAGAAAAACTAAAGTGGGTTTGCAAAAACATTAATCTAGGATTAGAAAAATTATTAGTAGAAGTCATTAATTTTCCTTCGATTCAATTTGGATTGGAACAAGCATTTTTATCCTTAAAAAGTAAAGATAAATTTGAATTATTTCCATCAGAATTTACCAAAGGAATACAAACAATTCCAATAAATGGTTTGGTTTGGATGGGAGATACCGAGTTTATGAAGTCGCAAATAAAAGAAAAACTTAAAACAGGTTTTTCTTGCATTAAAATGAAAATTGGTGCCATAAATTTTAATGAAGAAATTAATTTATTAAAATCGATTAGAAACGAGTTTTCGGCAAATGAAATTGAGTTGCGAGTAGATGCAAATGGTGCTTTTAGTTCGAATGAAGCACTTGAAAAATTAAAAAGATTATCGGAATTGAATTTGCATTCCATAGAACAGCCCATAAAACAAGGGCAATTGCAAGAAATGGCAATGTTGTGTGAGAAAACACCTTTACCTATTGCATTAGATGAAGAATTAATTGGTGTATTTTCATCAGAAGAAAAAAAGAAGGTAATAGAAACTATAAAGCCACAATATATTATTCTAAAACCAAGTTTAATAGGAGGTTTTTTAGGAAGTAAGGAATGGATTCAGTTGGCAGAAAAGAATAAATCTGGTTGGTGGATTACATCTGCTTTAGAAAGTAATATTGGGTTGAATGCGATTGCACAATTCACTTTTACTTTAAATAACAAATTGCCACAAGGTTTGGGAACAGGAGGTTTGTTTATCAATAATTTTGAAAGCCCTATAGAAGTAAAAAACGGAACATTACAGTATAATGTGCTAAATAAATGGAAAATAGACCTCAAAGGTTTCTAA
- a CDS encoding acetate/propionate family kinase — MNILVLNAGSSSLKYQVIEMPSQHVKCVGLVERIGMEDAIFNHEIDNEKHQEVLPILNHEIGLQKIAKTLLDKKLGVINAVNEIKAVGHRVVHGGSKFSKTVIVTQEVKDNIRDLFDLAPLHNPANLTGIEIAETIFTSAKQIAIFDTSFHQTMPREAYQYAIPNEYLSTHKIRAYGFHGTSHKYVSEKAIDFLNKKSSKIITIHLGNGCSMSAIKNGKSIENSLGFGPMNGLIMGTRSGDIDQSVLFFLMKKLNKSVEEVNNLLQKESGMLGLTGFSDLREISEKAEQGNTACKNALKLAGYRIRKYIGSYTAVLNGLDAIIFTAGIGENSAIMRKLACENLNFLGIDLDETKNEIRSKEIREIQKTTSKVKILIIPTNEEIEIAKQSYKLIK, encoded by the coding sequence ATGAATATTTTAGTTTTAAATGCAGGTTCTTCTTCTTTAAAGTATCAAGTAATAGAAATGCCTTCTCAGCATGTAAAATGTGTTGGTTTGGTAGAAAGAATTGGCATGGAGGATGCTATTTTTAATCATGAAATTGATAATGAAAAGCACCAAGAAGTTTTACCCATTTTAAATCATGAAATTGGTTTACAAAAAATTGCAAAAACTTTATTAGACAAAAAACTTGGTGTTATAAATGCTGTTAACGAAATTAAAGCTGTTGGACATAGAGTGGTTCATGGTGGAAGTAAATTTAGTAAAACTGTAATTGTAACACAAGAAGTTAAAGACAATATTAGAGACTTATTCGATTTAGCACCTTTACACAATCCTGCAAATTTAACAGGCATAGAAATCGCAGAAACGATTTTTACCTCTGCAAAACAAATTGCCATTTTCGATACTTCTTTTCATCAAACCATGCCAAGAGAGGCGTATCAATATGCAATTCCGAACGAATATTTATCAACACATAAAATTAGAGCCTATGGCTTTCACGGAACAAGTCATAAATACGTTTCCGAAAAAGCGATCGATTTTTTAAACAAAAAATCTTCAAAAATTATAACAATTCACTTGGGTAATGGCTGTAGCATGTCTGCCATTAAAAACGGAAAAAGTATCGAAAACTCCTTAGGTTTTGGCCCTATGAATGGTTTAATTATGGGAACACGTTCTGGAGATATCGACCAATCTGTTCTTTTCTTTTTGATGAAAAAATTAAATAAATCTGTTGAAGAAGTAAATAATTTACTTCAAAAAGAATCTGGAATGTTAGGTTTAACAGGTTTTTCTGATTTAAGAGAAATTTCCGAAAAAGCGGAACAAGGAAATACAGCATGTAAAAATGCTTTAAAACTAGCAGGGTATAGAATCCGTAAATATATTGGAAGTTACACAGCAGTTTTAAATGGATTAGACGCGATTATTTTCACTGCTGGAATTGGAGAAAATTCAGCAATTATGAGAAAATTGGCTTGTGAAAATTTAAACTTCTTAGGAATTGATTTAGATGAAACTAAAAACGAAATTCGCTCTAAAGAGATTCGAGAAATTCAAAAAACGACTTCGAAAGTAAAAATTCTTATCATTCCTACAAACGAAGAAATAGAGATTGCAAAGCAGTCTTACAAACTAATAAAATAA
- a CDS encoding AMP-binding protein, producing the protein MVQNKLHKSFQLNGNSFSNVDELIVYAQNFSKELYPFLKEWFSNKNFITVQTSGSTGTPKTIQLQKEYVVNSALATGNYFSLPKNTTALLCLPIEYIAGKLMLVRAITLGWYLDSMQPNSNPLKKVSKEYDFSAMVPLQVENSMENLHQIKKLIVGGGVVSNQLQNKLQKVSTKVFATYGMTETITHIAVKKLNDNQNEKQMSPRAHSRGYFSVLPNVTIYKDERNCLVIEAPKVSREIIFTNDIVHLISDTQFEWLGRFDNVINSGGIKLHPEKIEEKLSEIIENRFFVAGIADEKLGEKLVLIVELGSFKASKFQVLLESKIENLTVLSKFEIPKEIYFTKKFVETETGKIQRSKTLLKIQTKL; encoded by the coding sequence TTGGTACAGAATAAACTTCATAAAAGCTTTCAATTAAATGGCAATTCATTTTCTAATGTTGATGAGTTAATCGTTTACGCTCAAAATTTTTCCAAAGAACTATATCCATTTTTAAAAGAATGGTTTTCGAATAAAAATTTTATAACTGTACAAACTTCTGGCTCTACTGGAACACCAAAAACAATTCAATTACAAAAAGAATATGTTGTAAACTCTGCTTTAGCAACTGGCAATTATTTTTCTTTACCTAAAAATACAACAGCTTTATTATGCTTGCCAATCGAATATATTGCAGGTAAATTAATGCTTGTTCGTGCAATTACTTTAGGTTGGTATTTAGATAGCATGCAACCAAATTCTAATCCTTTAAAAAAGGTTTCTAAAGAGTACGATTTTTCTGCAATGGTTCCTTTGCAAGTGGAAAATTCTATGGAGAATTTACATCAAATTAAAAAACTAATTGTGGGTGGAGGTGTGGTTTCGAATCAACTTCAAAATAAATTACAAAAAGTTTCTACGAAGGTTTTTGCCACTTATGGAATGACTGAAACGATTACACATATTGCTGTTAAAAAGTTAAACGATAATCAAAATGAAAAACAAATGTCTCCTCGAGCGCACTCGAGAGGTTATTTTTCTGTATTACCAAACGTAACGATTTACAAAGACGAGAGAAATTGTTTGGTTATAGAAGCTCCAAAAGTTTCTAGAGAAATAATATTTACAAACGATATTGTTCATTTAATTTCAGACACTCAATTCGAGTGGTTAGGACGTTTTGATAACGTGATTAATTCTGGAGGAATTAAATTGCATCCAGAAAAAATAGAAGAAAAGCTTTCCGAAATTATTGAAAATCGCTTTTTTGTAGCTGGAATTGCCGATGAAAAATTAGGTGAAAAATTAGTTTTAATTGTAGAGTTAGGAAGCTTTAAAGCTTCAAAGTTTCAAGTTTTACTGGAGAGCAAAATCGAGAATTTAACAGTGCTTTCTAAATTCGAAATTCCTAAAGAAATTTATTTCACAAAGAAATTTGTGGAAACTGAAACAGGTAAAATTCAACGTAGTAAAACGCTTTTAAAAATACAAACTAAGCTATAA
- a CDS encoding CPBP family intramembrane glutamic endopeptidase: MNYIQQVYKGKNEWYHWVITIIIIFFGWQILGAIPLLMAAAAKSKDINQFSEFAKDNFMTAGIDKNLLLALMIFTFFVGLISLLIAVKYVHKRTITSLVTSRNKIDWKRFFYGFFVWGIIAVLFSYVGILLEPENYTWNFNAIPFFTLVAISFLFIPFQTSFEELLFRGYFMQGIGILAKNRWVPLVITSVVFGLLHGANPEVAKLGQITMVFYIGTGLFYGIITLMDEGAEIALGLHAVNNITAAFFITTDWTVFQTDALYIDTSEPSVNWEMFLPVFVLYPFMLFIFSKKYGWQNWKEKLTGKITEPVNLKENYRVLENIGTE, encoded by the coding sequence ATGAACTACATTCAACAAGTATACAAAGGAAAAAACGAATGGTACCATTGGGTAATTACCATTATAATTATCTTTTTTGGATGGCAAATTTTAGGAGCAATTCCTTTGTTAATGGCAGCAGCTGCAAAATCGAAAGACATCAATCAGTTTTCGGAATTTGCAAAAGACAATTTTATGACAGCAGGTATTGATAAAAACCTGTTACTTGCTCTAATGATATTTACTTTTTTTGTAGGTTTAATTTCACTTTTAATTGCGGTTAAATATGTACATAAAAGAACAATTACTTCTTTAGTAACTAGCAGAAATAAAATCGATTGGAAGCGTTTTTTCTATGGTTTTTTTGTGTGGGGAATTATTGCAGTACTATTTTCTTATGTAGGAATTTTATTAGAGCCAGAAAACTATACCTGGAATTTTAATGCAATACCTTTCTTTACTTTAGTCGCAATTTCGTTTCTATTTATTCCTTTTCAAACAAGTTTCGAAGAACTGCTTTTTAGAGGATATTTTATGCAAGGAATTGGAATTTTAGCAAAAAATAGATGGGTTCCATTAGTAATAACTTCCGTAGTTTTTGGCTTGTTGCATGGCGCAAACCCAGAAGTTGCTAAATTGGGGCAAATAACTATGGTTTTTTATATTGGAACTGGTTTGTTTTACGGAATTATTACATTAATGGACGAAGGAGCAGAAATTGCCTTGGGTTTACATGCTGTAAATAATATTACAGCTGCGTTTTTTATTACGACAGATTGGACTGTTTTTCAAACAGATGCTTTGTACATAGACACTTCAGAACCCTCTGTAAATTGGGAAATGTTTTTACCCGTTTTTGTTTTATATCCTTTCATGTTATTCATTTTTTCAAAAAAATACGGTTGGCAAAATTGGAAAGAAAAGCTAACAGGTAAAATTACAGAACCCGTAAACTTAAAAGAAAATTACAGAGTTTTAGAAAATATTGGTACAGAATAA
- a CDS encoding helix-turn-helix transcriptional regulator, whose translation MKQINTISKIIFSALCCISFSIQCQDVLIENGDEWYYYDKGYLDENWMFSSDFSGWKKGKTPIGYGDRKIKTEIGFGDNPKKKHITKYFKKKITLDNDKYLAYELKIQRDDGVIIYFDGEEVVRDNMPSIKIKNTTLATNTIEGNAESIFYAYFLNKSLIPENKEVVISVSVHQAYESSSDCIFSMELLGHTNPEVLNLIVENKNKINSNLLKKIQDLNTKFEYDKVVLKMDSQQNYIYSLNIVIFILAILLIIGFIVSYFVLIANKNKNIEIQKVNDTLKNNILKKEKEMLTCNTNLLHNKQHFKEIKADLRGIKTEDKNEIKSILKKIDHILERDDDWETLKKHFDAVNNGFYDKIIKKHPNLSETELRHCIFIKLHMHTKEIAKILLIDPRSVQTARYRIKKKMNLDEDIDLRDYLLNFE comes from the coding sequence ATGAAACAAATAAATACTATTTCTAAAATTATTTTTTCAGCTCTTTGTTGCATCTCTTTTTCTATCCAGTGCCAAGATGTGCTAATCGAAAATGGAGACGAATGGTATTATTACGACAAAGGATATCTAGATGAAAACTGGATGTTCTCTTCAGATTTTTCTGGTTGGAAAAAAGGAAAAACTCCAATTGGTTATGGAGATAGAAAAATAAAAACAGAAATAGGTTTTGGTGATAACCCTAAAAAAAAACACATTACAAAATATTTTAAAAAAAAAATAACATTAGATAACGATAAATATTTAGCCTATGAACTTAAAATTCAAAGAGACGATGGAGTTATTATTTACTTTGATGGAGAAGAAGTCGTTAGAGATAATATGCCAAGTATAAAAATAAAAAATACAACGTTGGCTACAAATACCATTGAAGGAAATGCTGAGAGTATTTTTTATGCTTACTTTTTAAATAAAAGTTTAATTCCAGAAAACAAAGAAGTAGTTATAAGTGTTTCTGTTCACCAAGCCTATGAGTCTTCTAGCGATTGTATTTTTAGCATGGAGCTTCTTGGACATACAAATCCTGAAGTTTTGAATTTAATTGTTGAGAATAAAAATAAAATAAACAGCAACCTTCTTAAAAAAATACAAGATTTAAACACCAAGTTCGAATATGATAAAGTAGTTCTTAAAATGGACTCGCAACAGAATTATATATACAGTTTAAATATCGTAATATTTATATTGGCTATTTTACTTATTATTGGTTTTATAGTAAGTTACTTTGTATTAATTGCAAATAAAAACAAGAATATAGAAATACAAAAAGTCAATGATACTTTAAAAAATAATATTCTTAAAAAAGAGAAAGAAATGCTTACTTGTAACACCAATCTATTACATAATAAACAACATTTTAAAGAAATAAAAGCCGATTTAAGAGGTATTAAAACTGAAGATAAAAATGAGATTAAAAGCATTCTAAAAAAAATAGACCATATTTTAGAAAGAGATGATGATTGGGAAACATTAAAAAAACATTTTGATGCAGTAAATAATGGTTTTTATGATAAAATAATAAAAAAACATCCAAACCTTTCTGAAACTGAGTTAAGACATTGCATTTTTATAAAACTACATATGCATACCAAAGAAATTGCTAAAATTCTTTTAATAGACCCAAGATCTGTGCAAACAGCGAGATACCGAATTAAGAAAAAAATGAACTTAGACGAAGATATAGATTTACGTGACTATTTATTAAATTTCGAGTAG
- a CDS encoding PH domain-containing protein translates to MDNSEDFSHFRRQSKKGILIIYLNLLYKVLKAFWILLFLFIQKFSKISETTLNYIYLGVLVVLVFFLVRAFLIFKNFQFKIENNHFILKRGILKKTNISIPFDRIQNINFKQNIIQQIINVHEVNIETAGSAKAEISIKALSFKEAKALKNAVTIFDKKNVTQETQITEKPLIKVGFLELIKVSLTENHLQSLLLLFAILIGFYQQISELFDGLGKREVLDDYISENTSTLETSVFLIVGLLIFFTVIAVLSSLVRVFLRHFNLTVFVKNNALEIYQGLTTKNSVILKKDKVQHITVSSNPIKEKLGISFITFKQAISGKVKKKQHKIIKIVGCKSAQVATIKDLLFPNENLEGLHKNYPDAYFRARLYFRSILFFLLLNTGLYFGFESLHVFWMNALLVPIFIFFIELKFRKRYYLFNDDLLLLGSGSIETHKTYLPFYKVQNVKLKQTIFQARKNVADIVFQTASGKIKIPCIQLENAQKIYNYTLFKVETSKKLWM, encoded by the coding sequence ATGGATAATTCAGAAGATTTTAGCCATTTTAGGAGGCAATCTAAAAAAGGGATTCTTATTATTTATTTGAATTTACTCTATAAAGTGCTCAAAGCATTTTGGATTTTACTATTTCTTTTCATTCAAAAGTTTTCTAAAATTTCCGAAACCACCTTAAACTATATTTATTTAGGTGTTTTGGTTGTACTCGTTTTTTTCTTAGTAAGAGCTTTCTTAATTTTTAAAAACTTTCAATTTAAAATAGAAAATAATCACTTTATCTTAAAAAGAGGAATCCTAAAAAAAACCAACATTTCCATTCCTTTTGATAGAATACAGAACATTAATTTTAAGCAAAATATTATACAGCAAATAATTAATGTACATGAAGTAAATATAGAAACTGCAGGTTCTGCAAAAGCAGAAATTTCCATAAAAGCATTATCTTTTAAAGAAGCAAAAGCTTTAAAAAATGCAGTTACAATTTTCGATAAAAAAAATGTAACCCAAGAAACACAAATTACAGAAAAACCATTAATAAAAGTAGGTTTTTTAGAGTTAATAAAGGTAAGTTTAACCGAAAATCATTTACAAAGTTTATTACTGCTATTTGCCATTTTAATCGGTTTTTACCAGCAAATAAGCGAACTTTTCGATGGTTTGGGAAAAAGAGAAGTGTTAGACGATTATATTTCAGAAAATACATCAACATTAGAAACCAGTGTTTTTTTAATTGTTGGTTTGTTAATATTCTTTACAGTAATTGCGGTTTTAAGTTCTTTGGTTCGTGTGTTTTTAAGGCATTTTAATTTAACGGTTTTTGTAAAAAACAACGCACTAGAAATTTACCAAGGTTTAACCACCAAAAATTCGGTAATTTTAAAGAAAGATAAAGTGCAACACATTACAGTTTCTTCGAATCCAATAAAAGAGAAATTAGGAATTTCATTTATTACTTTTAAACAAGCAATTAGCGGAAAAGTAAAAAAGAAACAGCATAAAATTATAAAAATTGTTGGTTGTAAATCTGCACAAGTTGCAACCATAAAAGACTTATTGTTTCCGAATGAAAATTTAGAAGGTTTACATAAAAACTATCCAGATGCTTATTTTAGAGCTAGATTGTATTTTAGAAGTATATTATTTTTCTTACTATTAAATACAGGACTTTATTTTGGTTTTGAAAGCTTACACGTCTTTTGGATGAATGCTTTATTAGTACCAATTTTTATATTTTTTATCGAACTAAAATTCAGAAAAAGATATTATTTATTTAATGACGATTTATTGTTGTTAGGTTCTGGAAGTATAGAAACACACAAAACCTATTTGCCATTCTATAAAGTGCAAAATGTAAAGTTGAAGCAAACCATTTTTCAAGCAAGAAAAAACGTGGCAGACATTGTTTTTCAAACAGCTTCAGGAAAAATAAAAATACCCTGCATTCAGTTAGAAAATGCACAAAAAATATATAATTACACATTGTTTAAAGTAGAAACGAGTAAAAAATTATGGATGTAA